In Arthrobacter ramosus, one DNA window encodes the following:
- the panD gene encoding aspartate 1-decarboxylase gives MNRTMFKSKIHRATVTHADLHYVGSVTVDLDLLDAADILPGELVSIVDVTNGARLETYTIAGERGSGVIGINGAAAHLVHVGDVVILITYAEMTTEEAKAYQPKVVHVDRANKIVQLGSDPAEGITPGVMRPPHALNNADLN, from the coding sequence ATGAACCGCACAATGTTTAAGTCCAAGATCCACCGTGCCACGGTGACCCATGCCGACCTGCACTATGTAGGTTCAGTGACGGTCGACCTGGATCTGCTGGATGCTGCGGATATTCTCCCCGGCGAGCTCGTCTCCATTGTTGACGTGACTAATGGCGCGCGCCTTGAGACTTACACCATTGCCGGCGAACGCGGCTCCGGGGTCATTGGCATCAACGGTGCCGCAGCGCATCTCGTGCACGTGGGCGACGTCGTCATTCTCATCACCTATGCGGAGATGACCACCGAAGAGGCCAAGGCCTACCAGCCCAAGGTTGTCCATGTGGACAGGGCCAACAAAATCGTCCAGCTCGGCAGCGATCCCGCCGAAGGCATCACTCCGGGCGTCATGCGCCCTCCGCACGCCCTCAACAACGCAGACCTGAACTAG
- a CDS encoding AEC family transporter produces MLGVLSGFFVVWAIILVGMFVGKRGILGDNARSVLSGLTFFVASPALLFETLGKARLHDIFAAPLLVTAVGAVATGSLFFVIVKFWLKRSLPESLMSSMSASLANSANLGIPIAVFVLGDASYVAPLLIFQLAFFTPMYLMALDASTSAHRTTPLRFVLMIVRNPMIVGSALGLVVAGTGWQVPSLIMDPIHLIGGAAIPAMLMAFGMSLNGSRPLQKDTGRRTDALLASGFKLFVHPTMAYLFARFALGLEAHALFAVVVTAALPTAQNVFVAASRYNTGITVAKDTVLITTVVAVPAMIAVALLLT; encoded by the coding sequence GTGCTGGGCGTCCTTTCCGGGTTCTTCGTAGTGTGGGCCATCATTCTGGTGGGCATGTTCGTCGGCAAGCGCGGGATCCTGGGGGACAACGCGCGTTCGGTCCTCAGCGGCCTGACATTCTTCGTCGCAAGCCCCGCGCTCCTCTTTGAGACCCTGGGCAAGGCCCGTCTTCACGACATCTTTGCCGCTCCACTCCTTGTGACGGCGGTGGGCGCCGTTGCCACAGGCAGCTTGTTCTTTGTCATCGTGAAGTTCTGGCTCAAACGCTCCCTGCCCGAATCGCTCATGTCCTCCATGAGCGCTTCGCTGGCCAACTCCGCGAACCTCGGCATCCCCATCGCGGTGTTCGTCCTGGGCGACGCAAGCTATGTGGCACCGCTGCTGATCTTCCAGCTCGCGTTCTTCACGCCCATGTACCTGATGGCGCTTGACGCGAGCACCAGCGCCCACCGCACCACTCCCCTGCGGTTCGTCCTGATGATCGTGCGGAACCCGATGATCGTGGGATCTGCCCTCGGCTTGGTCGTGGCTGGAACGGGCTGGCAAGTGCCCTCGCTGATCATGGACCCGATCCATTTGATCGGAGGAGCCGCCATTCCCGCGATGCTGATGGCGTTCGGGATGAGCCTGAACGGCTCCCGGCCCCTGCAAAAGGACACGGGTCGCCGGACGGACGCGCTCCTGGCCAGCGGCTTCAAGTTGTTTGTCCACCCCACGATGGCGTACCTGTTCGCCCGCTTCGCGCTGGGCCTGGAGGCACATGCCTTGTTCGCCGTGGTGGTCACGGCGGCCCTACCCACTGCGCAGAACGTGTTCGTGGCTGCGAGCCGCTACAACACGGGAATCACCGTGGCCAAAGACACGGTCCTGATCACCACCGTGGTGGCGGTCCCGGCAATGATCGCAGTGGCCCTGCTGCTCACTTAG
- a CDS encoding LysR substrate-binding domain-containing protein has protein sequence MFEPVQLRSFLAVAETLSFTKAAERLGLAQPTVSQHVRKLEAAAKRALVARDTRDVRLTDNGDAMAGFARNILSAHDSAARYFSGSAMRGRLRFGTADDLAITGLPRILREFRQLYPQINLELTVSQSDQLYKRLNAGQLDLVFVKWVGEAKDGTVVRHDNFAWVGVEQTVLDPASPVPLICYPAPSVSRKLAIDALEAMGRTWRVTCSTKQIAGVLAAVRAGIGVAVMPSSLVPEDLTVITRRFGLPPVGDVDFTLIRNPLANAEVVDALTQAIIGRTLNKQA, from the coding sequence GTGTTCGAACCCGTGCAGCTGCGGTCCTTCCTGGCCGTGGCCGAGACTTTGAGTTTCACGAAGGCAGCCGAGCGCCTCGGCCTGGCCCAGCCCACAGTCAGCCAGCACGTGAGAAAGCTCGAGGCGGCGGCCAAACGGGCGCTCGTAGCGCGCGACACGCGGGATGTCCGGCTCACGGACAACGGGGACGCCATGGCAGGCTTTGCCCGCAATATCCTCTCCGCGCACGATTCCGCAGCCAGGTACTTTTCCGGTTCCGCCATGCGCGGCCGTTTGCGGTTCGGAACCGCCGACGATCTCGCCATCACGGGCTTGCCTCGGATCCTGCGCGAATTCCGGCAGCTGTATCCACAGATCAACCTTGAACTTACCGTCAGCCAGAGCGACCAGCTCTACAAACGCCTTAACGCGGGCCAGTTGGACCTCGTCTTCGTGAAATGGGTGGGCGAGGCCAAGGACGGCACAGTAGTCCGGCACGATAACTTTGCTTGGGTTGGCGTCGAACAGACGGTGCTGGACCCTGCAAGCCCCGTACCGCTGATCTGCTATCCAGCCCCGAGCGTCAGCCGCAAACTGGCCATCGATGCCCTTGAGGCCATGGGCAGGACGTGGCGGGTCACCTGCTCAACGAAGCAGATCGCGGGCGTCCTGGCAGCGGTGCGTGCCGGCATCGGCGTCGCGGTCATGCCGTCATCCCTGGTTCCCGAGGACCTTACAGTGATCACCCGGCGCTTCGGCCTCCCGCCCGTGGGCGACGTCGACTTCACCCTGATCCGCAACCCGCTGGCGAACGCCGAAGTGGTGGATGCGCTGACGCAGGCGATCATCGGCAGGACGCTCAACAAGCAGGCGTAG
- a CDS encoding TetR/AcrR family transcriptional regulator: MAWDTERTKRLLLEAGTAEFCQFGLAGARVDRIAAAAGVNKERIYQYFGKKDLLFDAVIASQLSKVVDEVPIEGAGPEALADYAGRLFDHHHQDATLPRLLFWEGLERGEYVVNRPDRAANCRNKVDGVIRAMPGTSREDAADLMLTIIALCDAWPVLPELDGLMAGKGPSRAERRRKAIVRTVLLAAQALATPAC; encoded by the coding sequence ATGGCATGGGATACCGAGCGGACCAAACGACTCCTCCTTGAGGCAGGGACTGCCGAGTTTTGCCAATTCGGACTCGCCGGCGCCAGGGTGGACCGCATCGCCGCCGCGGCCGGAGTCAACAAGGAACGCATCTATCAGTACTTCGGCAAGAAGGATCTTCTCTTCGACGCCGTGATCGCGTCCCAGCTCAGCAAGGTGGTGGACGAAGTGCCCATCGAGGGTGCTGGTCCCGAAGCCTTGGCCGACTATGCCGGACGCCTGTTCGACCATCACCATCAAGATGCCACCCTTCCGAGGCTGCTTTTTTGGGAGGGTTTGGAGCGGGGTGAATATGTGGTGAACCGTCCGGACCGGGCCGCGAACTGCAGAAACAAGGTTGACGGTGTCATCCGGGCCATGCCGGGGACGTCCAGGGAAGATGCGGCCGATCTGATGCTCACCATCATTGCGCTGTGTGACGCCTGGCCGGTACTGCCCGAGCTGGACGGCCTCATGGCCGGCAAGGGACCAAGCAGGGCGGAGCGGCGCCGGAAGGCGATCGTCCGGACTGTCCTCCTGGCCGCACAGGCGCTAGCTACGCCTGCTTGTTGA